Proteins co-encoded in one Parascardovia denticolens DSM 10105 = JCM 12538 genomic window:
- the rpmE gene encoding 50S ribosomal protein L31, with amino-acid sequence MKKDIHPEYVPTEVVCSCGNHFVTRSTEKSGHMTVDVCSNCHPFYTGKQKILDTGGRVARFEARYGKKNK; translated from the coding sequence ATGAAAAAGGATATCCATCCCGAGTACGTGCCCACTGAGGTCGTATGCTCTTGCGGCAATCACTTCGTTACCCGCTCCACCGAGAAGTCCGGTCACATGACCGTTGACGTGTGCTCTAACTGCCACCCCTTCTACACTGGTAAGCAGAAGATCCTTGACACCGGTGGCCGCGTGGCTCGTTTCGAAGCCCGTTATGGCAAGAAGAACAAGTAG